A stretch of Dyella sp. BiH032 DNA encodes these proteins:
- a CDS encoding DUF6491 family protein: MKTVTAMLVFAMAAASGLAHADGPAGERHPMRPVSECLRPDRINEWYVVDKRTVIARTGPDRYLVKLTADCPRLGIGQQLLFRANDSNRAAGLGAICGEVGETVVSRDQPPCAIESVSKIDKAQFEKMEKHASQHGFMSNGGTPPTKP, encoded by the coding sequence ATGAAAACCGTCACCGCCATGCTGGTGTTCGCGATGGCAGCCGCCAGCGGACTGGCGCACGCCGATGGCCCGGCGGGAGAACGGCACCCGATGCGCCCCGTCAGCGAGTGCCTGCGCCCGGACCGCATCAACGAATGGTATGTCGTAGACAAACGCACCGTGATTGCGCGCACCGGACCGGACCGCTATCTCGTCAAGCTTACTGCCGATTGCCCGCGGCTGGGCATTGGCCAGCAACTGCTGTTCCGCGCCAACGACTCCAACCGGGCTGCCGGGCTGGGCGCGATCTGCGGCGAGGTAGGCGAGACCGTGGTCTCCCGCGACCAGCCGCCGTGCGCGATCGAGTCGGTGAGCAAGATCGACAAGGCGCAGTTCGAGAAGATGGAAAAGCACGCCAGCCAGCACGGCTTCATGAGCAACGGCGGCACGCCGCCGACCAAGCCGTAA